The genomic window ACCTTTTCAGCATATTGACTAATTATTTTATAGGGAAATGGATATAATGTTATAGGTCTGATCAATCCAATGTTAATACCTTCTTTTTTGGCATGTTGAATAGTTGTTTTAGCTACCCTTGCTATAGTTCCATAGGCTACAATAATGATATCGGGGTTTTCCATATTCACCAGTTCATAGTCAACCTCATCCTGCATCTTTTCAAACTTTTTTCCAATTTTATTAACTAATTTCTCTAATTCATATGGATCAAGGTTAAATGGAACTACCCTTCTTGCATCCCTATCCTTACAAGAACCTAATGCCCATTCTTTTTTTGCAGGGGCTTCTAATTTTCTTTCTTTAAACTCAACCGGCTCCATCATTTGTCCTAATAACCCATCACCTAATACCATAGCAGGATTGCGATATTTATCAGCCAGATCAAATGCTTTTATTGTTAAATCAACCAATTCCTGTACAGAGGATGGTGCCAGTACGATTAAATGGTAGTCACCATGTCCTCCCCCTTTTGTGGCTTGAAAATAATCTCCCTGAGCGGGTTGTATTGATCCTAAACCAGGTCCGCCTCTCATAATATTAACAATCACACATGGCAACTCTGCACATGCAATATAGGAAATACCTTCCTGCTTAAGGCTTATTCCGGGACTTGATGATGATGTCATTACCCTACCACCTGTTGCAGCTGTTCCATAAACCATATTTATAGCAGCAACTTCACTCTCAGCCTGCACAAAAGCAGCACCGTCAATTTTTAGCAGCCTTTTTGCCATATAAGCAGTAAGTTCACTCTGGGGAGTTATTGGGTAACCGAAATAATATCGACATCCGGCATGAATTGCAGCTTCACCAATTGCCTCATTTCCTTTCATTAATAATTTTTCTGTCATTGATAATCCTCCTATTATTAAAGTCCAAATAAATTCATTATTTATAAACTTCTATAGCTACCTCCGGGCAAGTCATTGCACAAAAAGCACATCCGGTACATTTCTCCGGATTTATCTGTTCAGCGGGATGATAACTTTTTTTGTTAAAAGATTTAGACATTACTAAAATTTTCTGGGGACATATTTGGATACACAGTTCACAACCTTTACATTTCTCTCGGTTAATCACAACTTTTGCCATAAAAACCTCCTTCTCTTTTTTCATTTTTTAAACTCTATTGTTTATTAACTTTATCCCATGGTAATTCCATAAATCTTTTTATAATAAATCTATTTTCAAATATATTATCTTTAATTTTTTGACTATCTTTGTTCTTTTGGTAGAATTCTTGTTCAATGGCTACAAATTTTATTGGTAATCCAAGTTTACTTGAAACCTCTTTTACTACATCATTTCCGTTAATAAATGCAT from Atribacterota bacterium includes these protein-coding regions:
- a CDS encoding 3-methyl-2-oxobutanoate dehydrogenase subunit VorB, which codes for MTEKLLMKGNEAIGEAAIHAGCRYYFGYPITPQSELTAYMAKRLLKIDGAAFVQAESEVAAINMVYGTAATGGRVMTSSSSPGISLKQEGISYIACAELPCVIVNIMRGGPGLGSIQPAQGDYFQATKGGGHGDYHLIVLAPSSVQELVDLTIKAFDLADKYRNPAMVLGDGLLGQMMEPVEFKERKLEAPAKKEWALGSCKDRDARRVVPFNLDPYELEKLVNKIGKKFEKMQDEVDYELVNMENPDIIIVAYGTIARVAKTTIQHAKKEGINIGLIRPITLYPFPYKIISQYAEKVKHILVTEMSLGQMVEDVKLAVEGKAKISFYGRTGGVVISPKELLEEVKKIIKK
- a CDS encoding 4Fe-4S binding protein, with product MAKVVINREKCKGCELCIQICPQKILVMSKSFNKKSYHPAEQINPEKCTGCAFCAMTCPEVAIEVYK